One segment of Ricinus communis isolate WT05 ecotype wild-type chromosome 8, ASM1957865v1, whole genome shotgun sequence DNA contains the following:
- the LOC8284324 gene encoding uncharacterized protein LOC8284324 translates to MGGACCVAARDKNIVNGPGSEILHRNIRHSPTWSFRWDNRGRVAGEETSITWFSDANSRNDGPDIKYESAYTSEDGSPLNSFRRRTWQKSPTMSEGTAAHVRTPASDQSVSRTVSMDASLEQVKKSTETNPSTMKVSLSLPSTSSVTSPTSSQNYLLPASSTPPSQPRHSSKHQLMGQVPDTRVPESKSSDGFLVPEERSSVPSWSNESTRGSHGGSSDGWSMHAFSELMANSHKEKWSLDDSLGYNHENTRSSGRLSASPSVDLQTCGICTKLLTEKSLWSSQKLVLNNELSVVAVLICGHVYHAECLETMTPEIHKYDPSCPICTLGEKQTHKLSQKAFKAEMDLKAKNKRSRNRIVDSDLNGDSIMFDRIKGGGHEGKGPKMTSSSSLKSTLAKPFLKRHFSFGSKGSKALTENHSTKKKEFFWTRSLKV, encoded by the exons ATGGGGGGTGCTTGTTGTGTTGCTGCCAGAGATAAGAATATAGTAAATGGACCAGGCAGTGAGATATTGCATAGAAATATCCGGCATTCACCAACATGGAGCTTTAGGTGGGATAATAGAGGGCGAGTAGCAGGGGAGGAGACTTCCATAACTTGGTTTTCTGATGCAAATAGTAGGAATGATGGACCAGATATCAAATATGAATCGGCTTATACATCGGAGGATGGGAGCCCCTTGAATAGTTTCCGGAGACGTACATGGCAGAAGTCCCCAACAATGTCTGAAGGTACTGCTGCACATGTGAGGACTCCTGCTTCAG ATCAATCTGTTTCAAGGACTGTCTCAATGGACGCAAGTTTGGAACAG GTGAAGAAATCAACAGAAACCAATCCATCTACCATGAAAGTCTCTCTCTCACTGCCTTCAACTTCATCTGTAACATCTCCCACATCGTCCCAAAATTACCTGCTTCCTGCCAGCTCAACCCCTCCAAGCCAACCTCGCCATTCTTCCAAGCACCAGTTAATGGGGCAGGTGCCTGATACCCGAGTCCCAGAATCGAAGTCATCAGACGGCTTTCTAGTTCCTGAAGAGAGGTCCTCGGTTCCCTCATGGAGCAATGAATCAACTCGGGGATCCCATGGCGGGTCTTCAGATGGTTGGTCTATGCATGCATTTTCGGAGCTCATGGCCAATTCTCATAAAGAAAAGTGGTCTTTGGATGACTCCTTGGGCTATAATCATGAGAACACCAGATCCAGTGGTCGACTGTCAGCTTCTCCCTCTGTTGATCTTCAAACATGTGGGATATGCACAAAGCTATTGACTGAGAAATCCTTGTGGAGCAGCCAGAAGCTTGTTTTGAACAATGAGCTTTCTGTTGTTGCTGTTCTAATTTGCGGGCATGTTTATCATGCTGAATGTTTGGAGACTATGACACCTGAAATTCACAAGTACGATCCTTCTTGCCCTATTTGTACCTTGGGGGAGAAGCAGACCCATAAGCTTTCTCAAAAGGCTTTTAAAGCAGAAATGGATTTGAAGGCAAAAAACAAGAGATCAAGGAATCGGATTGTCGATAGTGATCTCAATGGTGATTCTATCATGTTTGATCGCATAAAAGGTGGCGGACATGAAGGAAAGGGTCCCAAGATGACCTCCAGTTCCAGTTTGAAGAGCACCTTAGCAAAGCCTTTTCTGAAGAGACATTTTTCATTTGGTTCAAAGGGAAGTAAAGCCTTAACAGAGAACCACTCGACCAAAAAGAAGGAATTCTTCTGGACAAGGTCCTTGAAAGTGTGA
- the LOC8284325 gene encoding 60S ribosomal protein L44 — protein MVNVPKTKKTYCKSKECRKHTLHKVTQYKKGKDSLAAQGKRRYDRKQSGYGGQTKPVFHKKAKTTKKIVLRLQCQGCKHVSQHPIKRCKHFEIGGDKKGKGTSLF, from the exons GTGAACGTCCCGAAGACAAAGAAGACATACTGTAAGAGCAAGGAGTGCAGAAAGCACACTTTGCATAAGGTCACACAATACAAGAAAGGGAAGGATAGCCTTGCCGCACAAGGGAAGCGCCGTTATGATCGCAAACAATCAGGTTATGGAGGCCAGACAAAGCCTGTTTTCCATAAGAAG GCCAAGACAACCAAGAAGATTGTTCTGAGGCTGCAATGTCAAGGCTGCAAGCATGTATCTCAGCATCCAATTAAG AGATGCAAGCATTTTGAAATTGGTGGAGACAAGAAGGGGAAGGGTACCTCTCTTTTCTAA